The following coding sequences lie in one Fusobacterium sp. FSA-380-WT-3A genomic window:
- a CDS encoding nucleotidyltransferase: MKKAVGIVVEYNPFHNGHKYHLDKAKELGNIVIGVMSGDYLQRGEPAFINKWSRAEIALKEGIDILCELPSYYSTQSAEIFAKSSIGILKNLGVSTILFGSESSDIEKLKKILELEKNEEFNEEIKRNLDRGISYPNAYSLSIKKFFEEDIEINSNDILGIEYLRAIKYYDEKIEAKTLKRRAGGYYSQKEENNIMSATGIRKLMFENKNIENLVTTNSFEVLRNQRFTKITEFYPLIRYAILTKKDKLSDYQDVENGLENRIYEMALKYENYQEFFNNLITKRYTIGRIQRILIHILLDITKEDTNYLKENIPYIRILGFSKNGREYLKNIEKNNDIKILTSFKNIKKILKENEIKFLELNERASIIYKIINSYEDRKIPIITD; this comes from the coding sequence ATGAAAAAGGCTGTAGGAATAGTAGTAGAATATAATCCATTTCATAACGGACATAAATATCATTTAGATAAAGCAAAAGAGTTGGGTAATATAGTGATAGGAGTAATGAGTGGAGATTATCTTCAAAGAGGTGAACCAGCTTTTATTAATAAATGGAGTAGAGCAGAGATAGCTTTAAAAGAAGGAATAGATATATTATGTGAATTGCCAAGTTATTATTCTACTCAAAGTGCGGAAATTTTTGCAAAATCTTCAATAGGAATATTAAAAAATTTAGGAGTGAGTACTATTCTTTTTGGTTCTGAAAGTTCAGATATAGAAAAATTAAAAAAAATATTAGAGTTAGAAAAAAATGAAGAATTTAATGAAGAAATAAAAAGAAATTTAGATAGAGGAATTTCTTATCCAAATGCTTATAGTTTAAGTATAAAAAAATTTTTTGAAGAGGATATAGAAATTAATTCAAATGATATATTAGGGATTGAATACTTGAGAGCTATAAAATATTATGATGAAAAAATTGAAGCTAAAACTTTAAAAAGAAGAGCGGGCGGATATTATTCACAAAAAGAAGAAAATAATATTATGAGTGCTACTGGAATAAGAAAATTAATGTTTGAAAATAAAAATATAGAAAATTTAGTAACTACAAATTCATTTGAGGTTTTAAGAAATCAAAGATTTACTAAAATAACAGAATTTTATCCATTAATAAGATATGCAATATTAACTAAAAAAGATAAATTATCTGATTATCAAGATGTAGAAAATGGATTAGAAAACAGAATCTATGAGATGGCTTTAAAATATGAAAATTATCAGGAATTTTTTAATAATCTTATTACTAAGAGATATACAATAGGAAGAATACAAAGAATATTGATTCATATTTTATTAGATATAACAAAAGAAGATACTAACTATTTAAAGGAAAATATACCTTATATAAGAATTTTGGGATTTTCTAAAAATGGAAGAGAATATTTAAAAAATATAGAAAAAAATAATGATATAAAAATATTAACTTCTTTTAAAAATATAAAAAAAATATTAAAAGAAAATGAAATAAAATTTTTAGAACTAAATGAAAGAGCTAGTATAATTTATAAAATTATTAATTCTTATGAAGATAGAAAAATTCCGATAATTACAGACTAA